A window of the Henckelia pumila isolate YLH828 chromosome 3, ASM3356847v2, whole genome shotgun sequence genome harbors these coding sequences:
- the LOC140889145 gene encoding uncharacterized protein, with protein sequence MNFPMNSPLRYVPMEEVNKILFHCHKGPTGSHFGAIRTASKIVSKWMEAIACKSNDSMVFVQFLKKNIFSYFGTPRAIISDRGTHFCNRKFEGLLAKYVVRHKVETPYHPQTSVQVEVSNKEIKRILEKTVVYGNSCHLSVELEHKDYWATKFLNFDVKATSEERLLQLNELDEFRLDAYENAKIYKEKTKRWHDNQNIVNQEFEVGQEVLLYNSRFKVMPGKLQSRWSGPSVGTRVL encoded by the exons ATGAATTTTCCGATGAACAGCCCTTTGAG GTATGTTCCCATGGAAGAGGTAAATAAGATACTATTTCATTGTCATAAGGGTCCTACAGGAAGTCATTTTGGTGCGATCAGAACTGCATCTAAG ATTGTGTCTAAATGGATGGAAGCAATTGCTTGCAAAAGTAATGATTCTATGGTTTTTGTTCAATTtcttaagaaaaatattttttcatattttggCACACCTAGAGCCATTATTAGTGATAGGGGTACTCATTTTTGTAACCGTAAATTTGAAGGTCTTTTGGCCAAGTATGTGGTCCGGCATAAGGTGGAAACaccttatcatcctcaaactagTGTCCAAGTCGAGGTGTCGAACAAAGAAATTAAACGCATTTTGGAGAAGACCGTTG TGTATGGAAATTCGTGTCACTTGTCAGTTGAACTCGAACATAAGGATTATTGGGCtactaaatttttaaattttgatgtcAAAGCCACAAGTGAAGAGCGGTTGCTGCAGTTGAATGAATTGGATGAGTTTCGACtcgatgcatatgaaaatgccaAGATTTACAAGGAAAAGACCAAACGTTGGCATGATAATCAGAACATCGTGAATCAAGAATTTGAGGTGGGACAAGAGGTATTACTCTATAATTCCCGATTTAAGGTGATGCCAGGTAAGTTGCAATCACGTTGGTCAGGACCttctgttggaacacgcgttctctga